gtaatatctcgctcctcggagcctaatgaataaagtacttgtgtcgtagagtcatgttgtgatgcttcgttgtatttgcacatatcgagcatattgtgtgtgtgattgaaatgcttggtatgtgtgggatctgactatctagttgtttatctttagtagcctctcttaccgggaaatgtctcctagtgttaccgctgagccatggtagcttgctactgctctagaacacttaggctggccggcatgtgtccttcttcgttcctgtgtctgtcccttcggggaaatgtcacgctttgagtaccggagtcctgttagcccgctacagcccggtttaccggagtcctgctagcccagtgctacagcccggacccacttgctgatgaccgacacgttcgaagctgggtcatggatgcctgtccctgtaagtctgtgccactttgggtttacgactagtcatgtcagcccgggctctttatcatatggatgctagcgacactatcatatacgtgagccaaaatgcgcaaacggtcccgggcaaaggtaaggcgacacccgtggggataccgtgcgtgaggccgcaaagtgatatgaggtgttaccggctagatcgatgtgacatcgagtcggggtcctgacaacagaaagcgtaaacacaggataacacaagaaagaagacggagggactgaagaaattgatctgaggaaattgagaaagtcttcagtcaaagtcttcaaacatatatgaacaggcacacaacaacagacatgaggaaatgaaagagttgaggaaatagaaccagtaggcttggtgaagacaatgatttggtagaccagttccaactgttgtctcagttgtacatctggttggagcggctgagtatttaaactcgaggacacccagtcccggacacacagtcctcaccgtattctccttgatctaaggtcacacagaccttgcccaatcactcatggtaagtcttcaggtgacttccgaaccttcacaaacttggtcactcggtgatccacaattcctcttgggtgctctagaccttgacgcctaaccgtctggaagaagcacagtcttcaaaggtaaaagcgtcagatccacgcaggatcaatctcttcagtgatgctcaatcactttgggtttgtaggtgttgggtttgggttttgttttcctcacttgatgattttcgctcaaagtcctcggaggatgggatcctctcaattgacaagtgtcagtttctctcggagcagccaaccagccagtggttgaagggggcggctatttatagcctagggagcagcccgacatgataagacataaatgcccttgtctgatatgaccgttaggtggatagatattttggaaccgctggcacatagcacagcaacggtcggaattttgactatcaaaatcctcagggctatcatgttcctcactgtgtacgtaattcacactggtgaattcctaactcctcagtcagaacaaattcctcagagaccagaagaactttgtctctgtacctgaagaatatgactgaattgtatgagatttccaatggctttactcgaagggattggtaggtgtaggattttgagttgagcatcacatggaaatttttccttagtatttcctcgaccccctttaacagtacggtgtttcctatgacttaagaaagagaaaatgaaactacaaaaacaaaagtcttcacgcttcatgttcctcgaatgaatgccaagtcttcaaggtcacaccaatttcttcactttcaaagtcttcagaaagtcttcagatatccaaagtcttcagacgaagaacttcatttttaggggtcaactttctctgtaaatatcaaactcctcatagacttatagacctgtgtacactcacaaacgcatcagtcccttaacctataagtcttcaatacaccaaaatcactaaggggcactagatgcacttacaatggtGCCAAATGGATTCTCTCCAGAGCGATGGTCTTGCCGGTGAGTCTTCACAAGGATCCGCGTCTTGTGGTCatgtcttgacgaagatctgcatgccacctcgGAAGGGGCATGGTCTTGAGTACATAGGCTGGTTGCCCATCTTCACACGTTGGTGGAGCTGCCACGGCCCAAGCGAGACGGATCTGTGGGACCCTAGTCTTCCGATAGCAAGTAACATTGTTTTTTATATACACTACCAGTTGTAGGCTAAGTATCACTTCTAAAGATAGAAATAACAGGACAAATATTCAGATCCGGTGAGTTAAAACTCAAAAGGGTCAAGGAGCAAGCATGGCGGCCACTACCAGTTCATCCATAACAGATGGGCAACTCCTCCTCGTGTGGATGGTATTCATAGGTTTACAATCTTCCATATTAGTTGATACTCAGTTgttttcccttttttgttcactGCAATTACAGTACATTGGTTCTTAACTTAAATTTTTTAACTTACAATCTGACTTTTCTATTTATCAAGTAACCATGTCACTTCCACTACTTCTATGCTACCACTACCACTAAGTCTTCTGTGAGAACTTGGGGCCATCTATGCTGATTATTTTCCTTTTACAAATATACCATTATGGAATGTACTCATAACTTTGTTTGATCTTTAATTTTAGGGAATAAAGACTGCGGCTCAATGAGTCTTGACTATTTGATAATGGTTTACATCTCTTTTTGGCCTATTCTTAATTCCTGGATCATAACTCAGAAGTTATTTAATTCAACCTACTACAAAAGTAGCCTATATATTTCGTGTCTTACATATGATCTTGAGGTCTTTTTCTTGCAAAAAAAAAGGTTAAATCTTCATTCATAGTTGATTATCCACTTGTATAATTTTGTATAGAAAATTTACCTCCTTTTACGTGCTACATTTTCTTTCGAAGAATAGATAAAAACTTCTTTTTAACATGGCAACCATCTATGATGGGACCTGATTGATTTCAACAAGAGCCTGGAAACTTCAGTTTTAGAACTAATAATATACCTTATCCCGTATGTTGTGTTGATTGCCCTCTGCTTAGGGTTTTATTTCTTCCACAATAATTATAAGATCATGTTTTGAGATCTTCCTAGAATGCAATTTTGATGTGAACAGGTTATGTATCCATTCAAGCTCATTCAGAGTTTCAAACCACATTGTTATATGCAAGAGACGAAAGCAGCATATTTGTTTATGAGGTCGAGAAAGCTGGTGCTTCTAATTTCTTGGTGTTGATTAAGGTAAGGGAGGACATGTGAGAGCCGTATCCCGCATTTTGTGCCATTCGATCTGCGAGGGGGATTTGTGCCAAAAGCAAAAGCAGTCCTTCAGAAAAGATTGTATTCATCGATTCGTAAGAAGTACGAAAATATATGTACATATTGAACTGAGGTCACGTCTGTTACCAACTTATTCGTGAACCGATGGTACAGAAAAGTTTAGCTCATTTGGACATATGTACAGAACGTTCGGATTACTAGACTGGACACCATGTTTTCAAACTCGGAGTAGTTGGTTAAACTGAGAGAAACTTGGTGAAGCTGGTAGCCATGGATCTTCAGGTTGAAGAAGGGGTAAACCTTAAACAAGGTGAAGTTCAGAGATGAACATTGGTAGTTTCTAGATTAGCGTCAAATGCCATGTTAGGGAAGAAGCTGAAATAGCAATTATGTTTTTCAGAGCAAGGGCTGGCTGCTTTCCGCCAGATCGATGCCTTGTGTGAACAAAGTAGGCGCCGTTCAGAAATCCATCAGGAAATATGCCGAGATCATAGGGGATGTAAAAAACAGAACTGGGTACAACGCTTGACTCAGTAGGCGAGGTATAGGATATGGGAATAACAGACTTAACAAAGAAGACTGAAGTGCCTGTGGATGCCTGACTATTTGTAGCTGATCATTAAAGCTTGTAAAAAATTAAATCAAATGTCGTCTGCAATTCTGTGTAAATGGTTTTTCATGTGCATTCCATTGGACGAGTGGATTTCTGAGGACATGCTTCTTTCTGTTTTTATGGCAGACACATTGGTTGATTCCTGCGATTTTTCCTTATCTAATAAGGCCCTGCGCCTGCAGTGATACTTGGGCACAGTGACACAGATTGATCATTAAATTTTGTAAAGAAATGAGAGATTGATTCCCTAACGGATTGTTATATACTTTGTAAACAAATACGGAGTATAAGATATTTTAGGTCACTAGTTTACTGATCCAAAAGGTCTTACGTTAGTTTACAGAGGGACTGCTTTTTTGCATAAAGATGTGCCATTGGAACTATCAAATCTTGATGTCAGTCCCTAATTGGTTTTACTTCCATTTACTAACTTAGAGAAAGCCAGGTTAATGGTGTTTCCAGTCAGTTTTTTTTACACTTGTGAAAACTAGCGCTTGCTACAAACTGCTGAGCTAACAAGGCCAGATAATTAGTGTAGAGCTCCATGCATTGGTTTTTGCTGTCTATGTGTGTAGAACATTCAATCGGCTTAATGTGCATTTCATTCTAACTAATTTCAATTCAGTCCTAATTGCGCTAAAGGTTTCACTTATGTTCTGCTATATATTGTAACGTATCGCAAATTTAGCAGAGAAGATGTTTAATTTTATGTTCTGCTAGACATTCTGATTCTACATGTTTTGAAGTGATTCAGAACTGGACATTTGAACTTTTGTAGTGCTATCTTCTCAGTGTACCGCCTCAGCCTCCCGGATGTAGTCAAGCCACCTCTCTGTTTCTGTATCCATGcactatgtagtactccctccgtttctaaatataagtctgtgTAGAGATTCCAcaatgaactacatacggatgtatatagatgcattttaagtgtggattcattcatttgGCTCCGTATGGAGTCCACtcagtgaaatctctacaaagacttacacttaggaacggagggagtattctacAAATAAGTAACTAAAATGCACTATACTATCTTCCGCTCCACTACAAAAACACAAACAAACAGACCATGCAATGGATACTCAAAATACAAAAGGAACAATGTGTGCCGCCGCGCGCTAGTAGCAAAGTCCAGTGTAACACAAAACCGCGATGGCTTTCAGGCATTCTGCTTCTACCTGCAATGACATTGGCCACCAGATGGCACATCAACGTTGCCGCTCCAGAAGTGTCTGCGATCTTGGAAAGGTAATCAGTCTTTTTAATATGGCTGAAATATATCCTTGAAATTCAATCCAAATAATGCCACGTTAGAAACTATTTTTTTTCAGAAACTATTTTTTTTTTCACTTGAGCCCCAAAAAAGCCTCCAACAGCAGCCCTATGGTATGATGCCCAGAAAAAACTAGGTCCTGCCCAAACCAAACAGACCTCCAACGCTGGGGTGAGGCCAATTCAGATGGTCAATCTGTAATGACGTTCAGCACACAGCATATACACACCCACAAGTGCACGACGCAGCATCGTTCATCAAACACACGCAGCCCAGATACCACGCACAAGAATGCCAACAATCGCATGTCAGCACGTGACACCTCTTGCCGGCGAGTGGTCTAGTTTGGAAAGAATTTCGCAAACTCCACACTCCATTTCATTTCAACCAAATGACGAGTCCCAGATTATCTTAACACCTTAGGCAAACTTCATAAATATCTTACAAAAGCATTATTATAGTCTGCATACACATAGCTTACACATATTATTAAGCATACGGATGCATTGCCAAAGCACAACTTAGTACAGATGTCTTCTTTGGCAGAAGGAAGACCAACCAATACAGCATAGCACTAGAACAGCTTAGCATTCAGGGTTGGTGGAGTCATACTTTTCCAGCTCAGCCCATTCAGGGTTGCTGGTGATGGTTTTCACATCAACCCCCTTGGGTAAATGGACATAAAGTCTGTCTTGAACCACCTTATAATCAGCGTAGACTCGCTTGTAAAGTTTGCCACTGCCATCTGTTACAAATTCAACATTATAGCCGTCAACCTGCTCTGCAATCTTACGATCAAGCAGATCAGTGCAACAGGGCTTCCTTAGCTTTCCATCAGCGAATTGGGTTATTCCCCTTCTGTAGCCCACATTGGGCTTGTTGTGGATGTGCAGAACGGTCTTCTTGAATGTGCTGAACCGGCGAACCTTCTCATCATGGTCACGCTTTTGGTTGAAAGCCTCGCACCAGCGCTCGTACAAGGCCCAAAGGGTTTCATCTGACTCAAGGTCTTTCTCCTCTGCCACAAATTTCACCTTACCTTCCGGCGTTTGTTCTATTAGAAAAAAAAGTAAGTCTTGTGTCGAATTGCAATTTATAATAGAAGGCGTCTGATGCAGTACTAGTAAAGTACGAGAAGAACGCCAATAACATGTTATCTTATTCCCCCACTTGAGCTTCAGATGGGTTCAGCTCAGTTATTATGTTTAATAAAATAATAAACTAGTGGATTCTCGCAGGCTATAAAATGGTAAATCGTCCGGACTtcataaaaataaaaggaaaacaaccGAAGATGGACAATCCCGTTCCCGTTCCCTGCCCATGATGCCCAAGGGTCCCAAACCATGCTCCTGTTCTATCAGCCAGGGATTGGATTTTACCTTTTAAGTAGCTGAGCGTCTGGGAGGCAGGTGCGGTCATGGCGGGGGGAGGAACGACGACGGGAGGACGGTGCAGACGCAGATCTACGGAGGCTGCACGGTGGGAACCCAAGGTGGGAGCGTGACATTCGACCGCCACCGCCTTCGTGGAGAGGGCCGCTCGTTCAGCTAAACGGGCGAAGCGAGATGCGGTCGCCGCAGCTGAGCGACCGGCACTAGCGAACCGCATGAGCGTGGAAGCTGCCGGCATGGCGAAAGCTAACGAGGATGCATCTGGATGTGGATGGTGGCGGCGAGTGTCGGCGTCCTCTTTCTAAGACGAGTCTGGTTAGGGTTTCCGGAGACGACAGCAGAAGAAGAAGCGTCTGGATAAAGGCCGGTATAGGATAATGGGCTCATTTCTTGCAAAGAGGCCGTGACGAGCAAGCCGAGACCACATGGTCTGGCTCAACGATTGGGCCGGCCCGTAAAGAGCAGCCGTTTCGCACAGGCGACTTCAACGATTGGGCCGGCCCTAAAAAAACGATTGGGCCGGCCCGTAAAGATCGGGACCTTCGAACCTGCACTGGGAATATCCTATTTGACGCGTTTTGCGTCAAATTGTCGAGGTACCGCACACCCCCTCGACTCTTTGGGCCGGCCTTTTTATTTCCTGTTCGCTGCCCCCCTTCCTCCCTCGACCGCTTCGTTCGTTCTCTACAACGAAGCTTTCCCTTCCTCCCTCGTGCCTGGATCCCCTTTATCTCCGTCGTTCGGCCGCTTTTTCACCTGCTTTCTTCCTCAGGAATCCTACTCCAGCAAGAGACCGCTGCCCTCGTAATGAGTCGTCGGGTCTTTGTGCTTCCTTTTCATCCACGCCACTGCATCAGATCTGCCTGACTTCGTCGCATTGGATCTTTATTTTAGGTCGTCGGTATctccggcgtcggcgtcggcgtcggcgtcgtctaGGGTTCCGACAAGGTCGGCGTCGTGTAGGGTTCCGTCAAGGTCAGCTCGTCTAGGTCCCCATCAAGCTTCATCAAGCTCGGCGTCGACAAGGTAAACACGCCCAAATTCCCCTGTTATGGACCTTGCTCGGCGTCGACAAGGTCCATCCCCGTACGTGTCGCTCTGCGGCGCCACTTGCACCGACACTCCCATCTGGCTGTGTTCACCCCTTTGCCAGCGGCAGGTgcgacgggcggaggcggcggcgacggggggagTGGAGCTCATTTGGATTGTAAATCAGAAGCATTCCGAGCTTGATTGCCGCTTTGGAAGGTAGCAAGTCTTGTTCCCTAAAAAAAGTCTCTACGTACTATACAATACTGAATTCTCTCACAAAGAAAGTTCTGAAATGAGGCATGTAAGTAGCAAGCTGAATTCAGATCCCATCCGACATGCACATGACATGCCGTGATGAATGATGATGCTTGTGTGATGAACTGCGCAACCAGGCCAGCTTTCTTTTCATACTCTGTAACCTGTCTCATGTTTTGGTCTGAATTATGTCCACTTTCTGAATTTGTTTCTGATTTTTGAATGTGTTGCGTTTGTTCTTCTGCAGTCCATCCTGCACAGGAGGGTAGGCGCAGACATGAGGCTCGAGGGCTACTACCGCGTATGGCCGGACCCGTGGACAAGCAGCGGTAGGGACATACATAGACTGAAATATGAACTCAACTGAACATATGTACTCTTGAATCCGTGCATAATGTCATGTGGAGCGTTTTTTTATTTGATTTGGATGTTTCTGATATTAGACAAGGGGTTGTGCTCAGAGATTTCGGATTCAAGGGTATGATTCAACATGTTGTTGTTAGGAGGTTGTGTGTTCTGGCACTTGGCCGTGGGAtttctatttttgtttcttgatgatGATAGGGTGATTTGTGTAGGTTGACATAGAAGTTTTTCTATGTTTTATAAATGTTATGTTTATTTTATGAATTTTGTAGCAGCAACCTGGATTAGTTCTGGAGACTTGTTAGCATGTATTAGGTTTTCTTCTATTCAGCCGTTGGTAAGCATGCATCTATTAACATTTAGGTCGCTTGTCCATATTATAGGCTAGAGTAGTTTTGTAAATGTTAAGCCATGAATTTATTCACATGTTTGTATTAATAAACGATGCGTGTGTTGCATCCTACCCGCATGACTTTGTTTTTTTAATGTTGAAAAGTTTTCTTTAATTTGCATTTGATGCTCTATATAGTCCTTTGCTTGCACAGTAGAGTGTTCTGGTGTTTTAGGTAATTTCCTCTGTTGTTCTAGGAGTAGTACTACCAATTTTTTCACACTATATTTGTGAAATTATACAGATACAAATTTTGTTGTTAATTGCAGTGTTTTGGGCGGACATAGTTAGTTAACAATGTTTTTGTAGTATGGTGTCAttcatctaccatacttctgttcCTTGCAAGTATTATCATAACATGATTATTCATGGTgttcttgtcctttgtgttgcttaGCAATTATTCGTTTGGGCACACACACAAAAGCAGAACTTGTCTAGCAATCCCTTTTAAGTACTAACATAGTCGTTTGATCTTTTTACTGTCATTGATATAGTTTGTTGACCTTTTTTCAATGCTAATGTATTTAGTGTTTTCATTATCATGCTTTCTTCTGCGAATAGCACAACTATCAGTGATTCTAAATACTTGAATCATGTTTCTTGAATAACACTTGAATAATGTTCCTTGGAAAATGTTTCTCTACATACTTGAATTATGTCCCATAATAATGTTCACTTCGAAATGTTCCTTCAATAGTGTTCCTTGGAAAATGTTCCGCCAATAACGTTCCCTACAAAATTGTTCCTTCAATATTTGATCCCTAAATTATGTCCCTTTCAATATGTTTCCTAAATAATGTTCCTTGGAAATTGTTCATCGAATAACGTTCCCTAAATACTTGAATTATGTTCCTTGAATAACACTTGAATAATGTTCCTTGGAAATAGTTCCCTAAATAATGTTCTGCCAATAATGTTCCCTACAAAATTGTTCCTTCAATATTTGATCCCTAAATTATGCTCCTTTCAATAACATTTCCTAAATAATGTTCCCTGGAAATTGTTCACCGAATAATGTTCCCTAAATACTTGATTATGTCCCCTAATAATGTTCACTTGGAACTATTCCTTCGATAAAgttttccgctcaatatttttttatCCCTAAATATTGTTCCGCCAATAGTGTTTCACCAATAATGTTCCTTACAAAATTGTtcctttgattttttttgtttcatAAATAATGTTCCTTCGAAACTGTTGCATAAATAATGTCCCCTAAATACTTGAATAATGTCCCCTAATATTATTCATTTCGAAATGTTCCTTTGAATAATGTTTGTTCAATATTTCGGACCCTTTGTTCAACTAGTGTTAGCTAAATAATGATACTTGAAAAATGTTTCCCTAATTCCTGTAATGTTCACTTCAAATTGTTCCTTTTATAATGTTCCCTACAAAATTGTTCTTTCAATATTCGGTATATAAATAATGTTTCTTCAAAAATGTTCCTTTAATAAAGTTTTTCACTCAATTTTATTATGCCTCCAATAATGTTCCCTACAAAATCATTCCTTTAATATTTGTTTCCTAAATAATGTTCCTTGGAAATAGTTACTTAAATACTGTTCCGCCAATAATGTTCCCTACAAAATTGTTCCTTCAATATTTGATCCCTAAATTATGCCCCTTTCAATAATGTTTCCTAAATAATGTTCCTTGGAAATTGTTCATAGAATAATGTTCCCTAAATATTTGAATTATGTTCCTTGAATAACACTTGAATAATTTTCCTTGGAAAATGTTTCTTTAGAGCGGATTTTTTTTGACATCATGAACCCGTACTAAACTGGAGATGCATTTCTGCCTACAATTAGTGTTGTGATCTACAACTTCAAGCCTTTGTTTGCTGCTACATACCGAAATACTACTTTTAACATAGGAAATTTTGAGTCGAGATTTGTACCAGCTCTGAAGGTCAATTTTAGGTGCCTTCTCTATCTTTTTGGAACTCTCCAATGTGCTTTTATATGAGTGATGAACAACTTCTTTGTTCTATACTCTCAATAAAAGATAGAAAGTGttttgaattgactggaatttccATGTCTTTCTTTTTTTGTACAGGTGTGACTCAGGAATTTTATTTCTTTAGTATCTTAGAAACTACAAAGGTCTCAGAATCTAGGGTTTCTCTAATGTAAGTACCCCCCTACCCCCACCCCAATTTCTCCAACAAAAACAGTTCCATTCCATTTTTCTGATTCTTTGGAACATAACATAAATTGAACTGCAACTTTCCTAAATTTTTGAAGGATGATCTACAAGGTCTACGTGAGAAATTGCTTTTCGAGATTGTCACTTGCAAGGACAATGAAATTCAACTACAATTTGTAACTTCTTTCCTGCAGAGACATGTATTAAAATCCCTACTTCTATTAAACGCAAGTACAACGGACCATAATTTCTCTGGTAGACACTTGTTTTCGTTGGTGCGTAGGTTGTAATTAATTTCAAATTATTTCTGCTTCAATAGGGTTTCCGCATGTTCAAATAAAGATTTCAAGGTAATCATTTTGAACCCACATATGAGCACATGTTAAGTAACTTTATACACATCCCATCGGTGCAACATCCAATTTACTTCGCTGTACCAACTAACATATTTCCCTTTTTATTATCAAGGGTCCCAATGCAACAATTTCCAACTCAAAGGAATAGTACCGTGAGGGAACTCTTCTGTTGTTTCTTTATCAGTTATAAAGAAGGTTTCCCAATGAAACTGTTCTGCTGGTTCCCCAATGATAGTTGTGGCATTACTTTCAGTTGTAAAGAAGGTCTAAGGCTGCAGAATAAGTTTGTAAAGAAGCTCAAACATGCTTCTATACTCATACTTTTCTTGGATTTTCAACTGTTTTAACAAGCAGCTAAAACAACAAAAATCTTCTGTTGTATGTTCCTTGTCTTTGTGTCTGGTCTTGTTAGAAATCTTCTTTACAACAATTTAACAAATAGTTGAAACACACAAAAACAACAAAGAAATGGAAAATAGCAAAAGCAGAGAAACATCACAAAAAAGTTTTCAAAGAACGTGAGAAACAGAGAAACATGCGCCAAAGAACGCGTGCCAAACAAAGAAGCAGAGAAATCAGCGCATCGCGGCCCACTAAGCCTAGATCCGAACTCCCCTGTGCGAACCCCCAGCTAGTTGATGCATAATGCGTCGTATAGGACCTCCCCCTGCACTGTGGTGCAAAAAATTAATAtttgaaaacatgattttttttaaacttgTGAACAATTTATGAAACTGAGAAAATCTTTGAaactccaaaaaaataaaaaataaaaagttcCAAAATTAAATCTGGAGACGCCACACTTTCCAACTTTCTGAACAAATTTTTAAAAaatacataaaaaaagaaaaaaaaagtagaaaacatgaagatttaatgaaagtggaacatttttccaaattcCAAAACAAAATTTGGAGACGCGAACATAATTTGAAACtcctgaacaaaatttaaaaacacGACCATTTTTTAAAACTTGTGAACAATTTACGAAACTGAGACAATTGAAACTCCaggaaaaaaaacaggaaaaattccaaaacaaaatttGGAGACGCAACCGTTTCCAAATTTCTGAACAGATTTTAAAAAATAGTTCTTTAAAAATAGAAATTATTTAGAAAATCATGAAAATTTCTTGAAAACGGGAACCTTTTCCAAATTCCAAAACAAAATTTGGACATGCGAACATATTTTGAAACTGTTGAATTTTTttagaaaacatgaacattttgtaAAAGTTGTGAACAATTTATGAAATTGAGACATTTTTTAAAACTCCAAAAAAATAAAACATGAACATGTTTTGCTGTttgcaaacaaattttgaaaatgggaaAAACAATTAACACACAAACAGTTTTTGCGAAGTTGTGAAAATTTTGAAGATAAGCATTAGCAACAATTTTGGAAaatgagaaatttttttgaaaatcttgaacattttttgaatttatgaataatttttgaaaatgaccattttttcaAATTTCGAATGTATTTTAAAAGCAAGAACTATTTTCGAACGTGAACTTTGTTTAAAAAGATAAAATAACATTGAAAAAGAAAAATtgtaaaaaatgaaaaagaaagagtaaacaaaaaaagaggaaaaagaaagaagaaaaagaaaaagaaacagaaaaataaaaaaagaaaccgAAAAACCGGTAAAAGAGACAAAAAAtcggttcagggaaccttctacaaggttcccaaaaccggctgGAGTAGTTGCACTGTGTACACGAAAGTGGGCCGGCCCATCGCGTCGCTGCAGTTTGACGCAGAGAGCATCAAATAGGAAATTCCGCTGCAGGCGTACATTAACGATCCGACGCCTGCAGCGCTGCTAGCATGGGCCGACCCACTAGCATGCTGCCCCCAGTTCTTTTTTTACGAAAAAAAAAATGTGAATTCAAGAAAGGTTTACACATTTAAAAAAAGGTTTATCCATTTGAAAAAATACGTTTAtatattttaaaaaagttcatcaatttgaaaaaaaagttcattcaaattgacaaaagttcatccaatttagcAAAAGTTCAttaaaattgaaaaaaattcataGGAATTGGAAAAAAGATCTTgtatttttagaaaaagttcatggaactgaaaaaaagttcataaataaaAAAAAAGTCCATCCATTTTCAAGACAAATGTTCattaaattttgaaaaagttcatcagtattcaaaaaagttcatagaattttcaaaaaaaaaaaccgtCCCATTTACGGACGCCACAGGCGCCAGTTAACAAAATGCATGTTAACTGGCGCCtgtggcgccaaataggaaatgccggTCTG
Above is a window of Triticum aestivum cultivar Chinese Spring chromosome 6B, IWGSC CS RefSeq v2.1, whole genome shotgun sequence DNA encoding:
- the LOC123136418 gene encoding uncharacterized protein: MPAASTLMRFASAGRSAAATASRFARLAERAALSTKAVAVECHAPTLGSHRAASVDLRLHRPPVVVPPPAMTAPASQTLSYLKEQTPEGKVKFVAEEKDLESDETLWALYERWCEAFNQKRDHDEKVRRFSTFKKTVLHIHNKPNVGYRRGITQFADGKLRKPCCTDLLDRKIAEQVDGYNVEFVTDGSGKLYKRVYADYKVVQDRLYVHLPKGVDVKTITSNPEWAELEKYDSTNPEC